TGCCACGTAGCGGCCGCCGAACGAACCAAACAGGCCATTGGCGTCTGGACCGTTGCGTAAATCGGTCTGGGTCTGAGTCATGGGACGCTCCAGCTAGAAAATATGTAAGAGGCAATGACGGTCACTCTACCCCTGACGCTTCCACGTGAAAACCGATAAGATCGCCACAACCTGTCAGGAAAACTCACAGATGAGCCGAGACCTTCCCCCGCTGAATGCCTTGCGCGCTTTCGAGGCGACTGCACGCCTGAACAGTGTAAGCCAGGCCGCTGAACAACTTCACGTGACCCATGGCGCGGTCAGCCGCCAGCTGAAGGTGTTGGAAGAACACCTGGGTGTGAGCCTGTTCATCAAGGATGGGCGCGGCCTCAAACTCACAGATGCCGGCACCCGCCTGCGGGACGTGAGTTTCGAGGCCTTCGAGCGTTTAAGGGACACCTGCGCCGAACTCACACAAAACAGTGCGGATGCCCCGTTCGTGCTCGGCTGCTCCGGCAGCCTGCTGGCGCGCTGGTTTATTCCGCGCCTTGGCCGTCTGAATGCGGAGCTTCCGGATCTGCGCCTGCACCTGTCGGCCGGCGAAGGCGACCTGGACCCGCGTCGCCCCGGGTTGGATGCGCTGCTGGTGTTCGCCGAACCGCCGTGGCCGGCAGATATGCAGGTGTACGAATTGGCCAGCGAACGCATTGGCCCGGTGATGAGCCCGCGCTTCGCCCATTACGAGCGGTTGCGCCAGGCGCCTGCCGAGGCGTTGCGCGATGAAGCCCTCTTGCACACCACCTCACGCCCGCAAGCCTGGCCCAGTTGGGCGCAGCACCACGGGATCGACGCTGGCGCGTTGAAGTACGGTCAGGGTTTCGAGCATTTGTATTATTTGCTGGAAGCGGCGGTGGCCGGGCTGGGGGTGGCGATTGCGCCTGAGCCGCTGGTAGCAGAGGACCTGCGAGCGGGCCGCCTGGTTGCGCCGTGGGGTTTTGGTGAAACCCCGGCGCAACTGGCGTTGTGGCTACCCAAGCGCGCCGCTGATGGGCGCGCCGGGCAACTGGCGCAGTGGCTCAAGGCTGAACTTGCGCGCCAGGTGGTTTAGTCGCCGCGTTTGCACAGCAGGTAAGCCGCCAGCAGGCCCAGCGCACCGACGGCTACGCCAGCGGTAGTCCACGGGTGTTCTTGGGCGTAGTCCCGTGTTGCAACACTGGTTTCGCGGATTTTGACTTTGCTTTCTTCGTAAGCATCGCTGATCAGGTGGCGGGAATGCTTGAGGGCATTCTCGGCATTGCTTTTCAGGGCCTTCAGGGTTTTGCGCGACTCGTCAGAGGCATCGTCCTTGAGGCTTTCCAAAGATTTGAGCAGGCTCGAAATCTCGGCTTCCATGCTTTCCAATGACGCTTTGCGTAAAGAGGTGTTGGCCATGTGGGCTCTCCTGGAGTGATTGAGTGGCGTGTGTTGTTTCCGACTGCGGCGGTTTCAGAAAGTGCAGTAAATCTGAACTTTCCGGTGGGAATGGTCGCCAGAAGCAGTACGAGAATTCACTGCTAGTCTTGATTAACGACCCCAG
This genomic window from Pseudomonas sp. Bout1 contains:
- a CDS encoding DUF883 family protein, with amino-acid sequence MANTSLRKASLESMEAEISSLLKSLESLKDDASDESRKTLKALKSNAENALKHSRHLISDAYEESKVKIRETSVATRDYAQEHPWTTAGVAVGALGLLAAYLLCKRGD
- a CDS encoding LysR family transcriptional regulator, giving the protein MSRDLPPLNALRAFEATARLNSVSQAAEQLHVTHGAVSRQLKVLEEHLGVSLFIKDGRGLKLTDAGTRLRDVSFEAFERLRDTCAELTQNSADAPFVLGCSGSLLARWFIPRLGRLNAELPDLRLHLSAGEGDLDPRRPGLDALLVFAEPPWPADMQVYELASERIGPVMSPRFAHYERLRQAPAEALRDEALLHTTSRPQAWPSWAQHHGIDAGALKYGQGFEHLYYLLEAAVAGLGVAIAPEPLVAEDLRAGRLVAPWGFGETPAQLALWLPKRAADGRAGQLAQWLKAELARQVV